In the Candidatus Palauibacter polyketidifaciens genome, one interval contains:
- the tkt gene encoding transketolase, giving the protein MNETRTAEANYGSAAPSADPLVESQSIDTIRTLAMDAVQRARSGHPGTAMALAPVAYALWMRHMRYSPRDPAWFGRDRFVLSAGHAAILQYAVLHLTGFDLPLREIRNFRRAGSCTAGHPEYGHVPGVETTTGPLGQGVANSVGMAIAEAHLAAVFNRPGHSIVDHRTYVICSDGDLMEGVSYEAASLAGHLGLGKLAWLYDDNRITIDGDVNLAFSEDVSGRFESLGWHVQSVGDANDLAALDAALEGARSVEDRPSLIIVRSHIGYGAPNKQDTAAAHGAPLGEEEVRLTKAVYGWPTEPPFLVPDAVRSHMGGQVARGEALAAEWRERFERYRAEHPKLATELERRIRSELPAAWDEELPDFGPDDDPIATRAASGRALTALAPRLPELIGGSADLSGSNNTLIDSPNFSRDAPEGRNLRWGIREHAMASIANGLVLHGGIRPYIATFFTFTDYARPSMRLAALMGLPNIYVMTHDSIGLGADGPTHQPIEHLASFRAMPGVVVLRPADPEETAQAWRVAIERGSGPTILVLTRQKVPHLARTAGAAREGVGRGAYVLRPEPGPLQVVLIGTGSELQVAVEAAEALEARSISARVVSFPSWELFRAQPPAYREEVLPPGIPRVAIEAGATLGWTEWVGRDGAVIGIDRFGQSASAADNFARFGFTAEALVTQVLEALAAERPA; this is encoded by the coding sequence TTGAACGAGACAAGGACCGCCGAAGCCAATTACGGGTCCGCTGCTCCGAGCGCGGATCCCCTCGTAGAATCCCAGTCCATCGACACGATCCGCACGCTCGCCATGGACGCTGTCCAGCGAGCCCGCTCCGGGCATCCCGGCACGGCGATGGCGCTCGCCCCCGTGGCATACGCCCTCTGGATGCGCCACATGCGGTACAGCCCGCGAGACCCCGCCTGGTTCGGCCGGGACCGGTTCGTGCTCTCCGCCGGCCACGCGGCGATCCTCCAGTACGCCGTCCTCCACCTCACCGGGTTCGACCTGCCCCTGCGGGAGATCCGCAACTTCCGGCGAGCGGGGAGCTGCACGGCGGGGCACCCCGAGTACGGCCACGTCCCGGGCGTCGAGACGACGACCGGTCCCCTGGGCCAGGGCGTCGCGAACTCCGTGGGGATGGCGATCGCCGAAGCGCATCTCGCGGCGGTGTTCAATCGGCCGGGCCACTCGATCGTCGATCACCGGACCTACGTCATCTGCAGCGACGGCGACCTCATGGAGGGCGTCTCCTACGAAGCCGCCTCGCTGGCCGGACACCTGGGACTCGGCAAGCTCGCCTGGCTCTACGACGACAACAGGATCACGATCGATGGCGACGTCAACCTCGCCTTTTCCGAGGACGTGAGCGGGCGATTCGAGTCTTTGGGGTGGCACGTGCAGTCCGTCGGGGACGCGAACGACCTGGCGGCGCTCGACGCGGCCCTCGAAGGCGCGCGGAGCGTGGAGGACCGCCCGTCCCTGATCATCGTCCGCTCGCACATCGGCTACGGCGCCCCCAACAAGCAGGACACGGCCGCGGCGCACGGCGCGCCGCTGGGCGAGGAGGAGGTCCGGCTCACCAAGGCCGTGTACGGCTGGCCGACCGAGCCGCCGTTCCTCGTGCCGGACGCCGTCCGGAGCCACATGGGTGGGCAGGTCGCACGCGGCGAAGCGCTCGCCGCCGAATGGAGGGAGCGCTTCGAACGATACCGCGCGGAGCACCCGAAGCTTGCGACGGAACTCGAACGCCGCATCCGGTCGGAACTGCCGGCGGCGTGGGATGAGGAACTGCCGGATTTCGGCCCCGACGACGATCCGATCGCTACGAGGGCCGCCTCCGGCCGGGCTCTGACCGCGCTCGCGCCGCGCCTCCCCGAACTCATCGGCGGAAGCGCCGACCTGTCGGGCTCGAACAACACGTTGATCGACTCGCCGAACTTTTCCAGGGACGCGCCCGAGGGCCGCAACCTCCGGTGGGGCATCCGCGAGCACGCGATGGCTTCCATCGCGAACGGACTTGTCCTCCACGGAGGCATCCGGCCATACATCGCCACCTTCTTCACGTTCACGGACTACGCCCGGCCGTCGATGCGGCTCGCCGCCCTGATGGGACTGCCCAACATCTACGTGATGACGCACGACTCCATCGGCCTCGGGGCCGACGGGCCGACGCACCAGCCGATCGAGCACCTCGCCTCCTTCCGCGCGATGCCCGGCGTCGTCGTGCTGCGCCCCGCAGACCCGGAGGAGACCGCTCAGGCGTGGCGCGTGGCGATCGAGCGAGGCTCGGGGCCCACGATTCTCGTGCTCACGCGCCAGAAGGTTCCCCATCTCGCCCGCACCGCCGGCGCTGCCCGCGAGGGGGTGGGGCGCGGCGCCTACGTCCTCAGACCGGAGCCGGGCCCCCTTCAGGTCGTCCTCATCGGTACCGGTTCTGAACTGCAGGTGGCGGTCGAAGCGGCGGAAGCCCTCGAGGCCCGTAGCATATCGGCGCGTGTGGTCTCGTTTCCGAGTTGGGAACTGTTCCGGGCGCAGCCGCCGGCCTACCGGGAAGAGGTCCTTCCCCCCGGGATTCCGCGGGTCGCGATCGAAGCCGGCGCCACCCTCGGGTGGACGGAATGGGTGGGGCGGGATGGCGCCGTGATCGGAATCGACCGCTTCGGACAGTCCGCGTCGGCGGCGGACAACTTTGCCCGCTTCGGATTCACTGCAGAGGCCCTCGTCACGCAGGTTCTGGAGGCGCTCGCGGCGGAGCGACCGGCGTGA
- the rpiB gene encoding ribose 5-phosphate isomerase B gives MRLAVGADHAGVGYKDILAAELRDAGHEVVDIGTHGTDSVDYPDFAFAVAERVARGDVERGIVICGSAVGVCIAANKVPGVRAGVCHDTYSAAQGVDHDDMNVLCMGERVIGIALARAIADAFLAADFSADPRHRRRLEKVLDIEARHLKSGT, from the coding sequence GTGAGGCTCGCGGTCGGGGCGGATCACGCGGGCGTAGGCTACAAGGATATTCTCGCCGCGGAGCTTCGCGATGCGGGCCACGAAGTCGTCGACATCGGCACGCACGGGACGGACTCCGTCGACTACCCCGACTTCGCCTTCGCCGTCGCCGAGCGGGTGGCTCGCGGCGACGTGGAGCGGGGGATCGTCATCTGCGGATCCGCCGTCGGCGTCTGTATCGCTGCAAACAAGGTGCCGGGGGTACGCGCGGGCGTCTGCCACGACACGTATTCGGCGGCGCAGGGCGTCGATCACGACGACATGAACGTCCTCTGCATGGGGGAGCGCGTGATCGGGATCGCCCTCGCACGCGCGATCGCGGACGCCTTCCTGGCCGCGGATTTTTCGGCCGACCCGAGGCATCGACGCCGGCTCGAGAAGGTACTGGACATCGAAGCCCGACACCTGAAATCGGGCACCTGA
- the tal gene encoding transaldolase: protein MSALLQLQEHGQSYWLDNLTRGMLVDGGLARRVETEGLRGVTSNPAIFHNAITGSAQYDADIARFTAAGLGVEDVYDRLTIADVQGACDILRGVWQSSGGVDGYVSLEVSPHLANDTEGTVREARRLHDEVARENVLIKIPGTPAGVPAIRQALFEGVNVNVTLLFSIAAYEAVADAHTEALEQRLEAGRSVDHVASVASFFVSRIDGLTDRRIEALADQAEGDAARCEALLGKAAIANAKLAYVGFQQRLATDRWARLARLGARPQRMLWASTSTKNPAYSDVMYVEPLIGDLTVNTLPEKTIDAFRDHGRVAGTLTEGVDEARRTMVELAAVGIELDEVTDQLLAEGVEKFAVPFDQLLASLAERMARQPAAAVASGSATP from the coding sequence ATGAGCGCGCTGCTTCAGCTTCAGGAGCACGGCCAGAGCTATTGGCTCGACAACCTGACGCGCGGGATGCTGGTCGACGGAGGGCTGGCTCGCCGGGTCGAGACGGAAGGGTTGAGGGGGGTCACGTCGAACCCCGCGATCTTCCACAACGCCATCACGGGCAGCGCGCAGTACGATGCGGACATCGCCCGCTTCACCGCCGCGGGTCTCGGCGTCGAGGACGTCTACGACCGGCTCACGATCGCCGACGTCCAGGGCGCGTGCGACATCCTGCGGGGCGTGTGGCAGAGTTCCGGCGGCGTCGACGGATATGTTTCCCTCGAAGTGTCTCCCCACCTCGCGAACGACACGGAGGGCACGGTACGGGAGGCGCGCCGCCTCCACGATGAGGTGGCCCGCGAGAACGTCCTCATCAAGATCCCCGGCACGCCGGCCGGAGTCCCGGCCATCCGGCAGGCACTGTTCGAGGGCGTGAACGTGAACGTCACGCTCCTCTTCTCCATCGCCGCGTACGAGGCGGTGGCGGACGCCCACACGGAGGCGCTGGAGCAGCGGCTCGAAGCGGGCCGGTCGGTTGACCATGTCGCCTCGGTAGCCAGCTTCTTCGTGAGCCGGATCGACGGGCTGACCGACCGGAGGATCGAGGCGCTGGCCGACCAGGCCGAGGGCGACGCCGCTCGCTGCGAGGCCCTGCTCGGCAAGGCGGCGATCGCCAACGCGAAACTCGCCTACGTCGGCTTCCAGCAGCGGCTGGCCACGGATCGCTGGGCCCGTCTCGCACGGCTCGGCGCCCGTCCGCAACGCATGCTGTGGGCGAGCACGAGCACGAAGAACCCTGCGTATTCCGACGTGATGTATGTCGAGCCGCTCATCGGCGACCTGACCGTCAACACGCTGCCGGAGAAGACGATCGACGCCTTCAGAGATCACGGACGCGTAGCCGGCACCCTGACCGAGGGGGTCGACGAGGCCCGTCGCACGATGGTGGAGTTGGCGGCCGTCGGGATCGAGTTGGACGAGGTCACGGACCAGCTTCTGGCAGAGGGCGTCGAGAAGTTCGCCGTCCCCTTCGATCAACTCCTCGCGAGCCTCGCGGAGCGGATGGCACGGCAGCCGGCCGCGGCCGTGGCATCAGGGTCCGCTACGCCGTAA
- the dnaJ gene encoding molecular chaperone DnaJ produces MNRDYYDLLGVARDADADELKRAYRRLAMEYHPDRNSASDAEERFKEVTEAWEVLRDPGKRELYDQYGEAGVRRGGGGEAPFSGFNNFSDAFDVFMREFGGAGFGGGGFGDLFGDARSPNQPRRGSTLKVAVTITLEEAAEGARRSLRVSALDRCEPCDGTGAEPGSTASTCGTCQGTGEIRMVQRSMLGQFVSVRPCSACGGEGTWIADECRDCGRTGRVRVDRSVDIEIPAGISSDDYLKLRGRGNAGPRGGPPGDLIVQVEVEPHDRFERRGDDLVLDLPVTFSQAALGDELDVPTILGQARLKVPAGIQAGQVLRLRGQGMPRLRAAGNGDQLVRVHTWTPSELSRRQREILESLREVEDAPPEPRRGEDQSFWERVKAAFTA; encoded by the coding sequence GTGAACCGCGACTACTACGATCTGCTCGGGGTCGCCCGCGATGCGGATGCGGACGAACTGAAGCGGGCGTACCGCCGCCTCGCCATGGAATACCATCCGGACCGCAATTCCGCGTCCGACGCGGAGGAGCGGTTCAAGGAGGTGACGGAGGCGTGGGAAGTGCTCCGGGACCCGGGAAAGCGGGAGCTGTACGATCAATACGGCGAGGCCGGCGTACGGCGCGGCGGCGGAGGCGAGGCGCCGTTCTCGGGGTTCAACAACTTCTCGGACGCGTTCGACGTCTTCATGCGGGAGTTCGGCGGGGCCGGCTTCGGGGGCGGCGGCTTCGGCGACCTCTTCGGAGATGCGCGGTCCCCGAACCAGCCGCGCCGCGGCTCCACCCTCAAGGTCGCCGTCACGATCACGCTTGAAGAGGCGGCCGAGGGGGCCCGGCGCTCCCTCCGCGTCTCCGCCCTGGATCGGTGCGAGCCCTGCGATGGGACGGGCGCCGAACCGGGGAGCACGGCCTCCACATGCGGGACGTGCCAGGGCACGGGCGAGATTCGCATGGTCCAGCGCTCGATGCTGGGACAGTTCGTCTCGGTGCGTCCCTGCTCCGCCTGCGGCGGCGAGGGCACCTGGATCGCGGATGAATGCCGCGACTGCGGGCGAACCGGGCGCGTGCGGGTCGACCGGTCCGTCGACATCGAGATTCCCGCGGGGATTTCGTCCGACGACTACCTGAAGCTGCGCGGGCGCGGCAATGCGGGGCCGCGCGGCGGACCGCCGGGGGACCTCATCGTGCAGGTGGAGGTCGAGCCCCACGACCGCTTCGAGCGCAGGGGCGATGACCTCGTCCTCGACCTGCCCGTCACCTTCTCGCAGGCGGCGCTGGGCGACGAACTCGACGTGCCGACGATCCTCGGACAGGCCCGCTTGAAGGTGCCCGCCGGAATCCAGGCGGGACAGGTCCTGAGGCTCCGTGGCCAGGGGATGCCGCGTTTGCGGGCCGCGGGCAACGGGGACCAGTTGGTGCGGGTACACACCTGGACGCCGAGCGAACTGTCCCGGCGTCAGCGCGAGATCCTGGAGTCGCTGCGAGAGGTCGAAGATGCGCCGCCCGAGCCGCGCCGGGGCGAGGATCAGAGCTTCTGGGAGCGAGTAAAGGCGGCGTTTACGGCGTAG
- the hrcA gene encoding heat-inducible transcriptional repressor HrcA, which translates to MTLPTLTERERAVLAAVIDSFVRTAAPAGSRRIGKEYALGVSPATIRNTMADLESKGLLTHPYTSAGRLPTDLAYRYYVDALMRWGSIRKRDRAKIERELGDADTGGVEDLMGKAARVLSLLTGELGLAVGPTLATATLERLELVPLSSEKVLLVFTIESGVVRTVYVDVTARVPRATLQAVSQALNERLAGSAISEIQATLRERLGDLSFHNRGAQELMNIFVHSGPDIFEWARREREIHLGSAAALTEQPEFTTSQRLRELLLLTERRELLASVLGDRGSSDGPHVTIGAEHGQPELDDLTIVTANYAVGSLQGTVGVIGPTRMPYDKVVSIVDWTSDLLTRLTP; encoded by the coding sequence ATGACCCTGCCAACTCTGACAGAGCGCGAACGGGCTGTCCTCGCCGCGGTCATCGACTCCTTCGTCCGCACGGCCGCCCCGGCCGGCTCGCGAAGGATCGGGAAGGAGTACGCGCTCGGCGTGTCGCCCGCGACGATTCGAAACACGATGGCGGACCTCGAGAGCAAGGGTCTGCTCACCCACCCCTACACCTCCGCCGGACGGCTTCCCACGGACCTCGCCTACCGGTACTACGTCGATGCGCTCATGCGATGGGGCAGCATCCGGAAGCGGGACCGGGCGAAGATCGAACGCGAGTTGGGGGACGCCGACACCGGCGGCGTCGAGGATCTCATGGGCAAGGCGGCACGCGTCCTCAGCCTCCTGACCGGAGAACTCGGCCTCGCGGTCGGTCCGACGCTCGCCACGGCCACGCTCGAGCGTCTCGAACTCGTACCGCTCTCGAGCGAGAAGGTACTCCTCGTGTTCACGATCGAGTCCGGCGTGGTTCGCACCGTGTACGTGGACGTGACGGCGCGAGTGCCGCGGGCGACGCTCCAGGCGGTGTCGCAGGCGCTGAACGAGCGGTTGGCGGGCAGCGCCATCTCCGAGATCCAGGCGACGCTGCGCGAGCGACTCGGCGACCTGAGCTTCCACAACCGCGGGGCGCAGGAACTGATGAACATCTTCGTGCACAGCGGTCCGGACATCTTCGAGTGGGCTCGCCGCGAGCGCGAGATCCACCTCGGGAGCGCCGCGGCGCTGACCGAGCAGCCGGAATTCACGACGAGCCAGCGCCTGCGCGAACTCCTGCTCCTTACGGAGCGCCGGGAGTTGCTCGCCTCGGTGCTGGGGGATCGCGGCAGCTCGGATGGCCCTCACGTCACGATCGGCGCCGAGCACGGCCAGCCCGAACTCGATGATCTGACCATCGTCACGGCCAACTATGCCGTCGGCAGTCTGCAGGGCACGGTCGGCGTGATCGGGCCGACGCGCATGCCCTATGACAAGGTCGTCTCCATCGTCGACTGGACCTCCGATCTTCTCACGCGGCTGACTCCGTGA
- the hemW gene encoding radical SAM family heme chaperone HemW: MSAERPPRSLYVHFPFCAHRCHYCDFSVQRASDPPVSRWLAAIEVELAWWFERNGWDPGDTLDTIFVGGGTPSLMGPAGMEGLASRISAWFRIDPARTEWTAEANPASFDAHLGSSWRATGVNRLSLGVQALDDAVLTWLGRLHDRRRATEAVTEAMDAGFERVSVDLIFGLPPEVKRDLGAEVEAAAALDVSHLSLYGLTVEPRTPLAEWIRLGRVGAPDEEHYADEYRLLSRDLRAAGYEQYEVSNFARPGAQCRHNWSYWNRTSYLALGPSAHGFLPPIRSWNVFRWDRYERALQTGQGPLEGWERVGPEEEELERIWLGLRTNRGLTPDFVRKVSSEGLRLDDWAEAGWLEERNGRWMATIEGWLRLDAIAAELAGAERA; the protein is encoded by the coding sequence ATGTCCGCCGAGCGCCCCCCCCGCTCCCTCTATGTGCACTTCCCGTTCTGCGCGCATCGCTGCCACTACTGCGATTTCTCCGTCCAGCGCGCGTCGGACCCGCCGGTCTCCCGCTGGCTCGCCGCTATCGAGGTCGAACTCGCCTGGTGGTTCGAGCGCAACGGATGGGATCCGGGAGACACGCTCGACACGATCTTCGTGGGAGGCGGGACGCCTTCACTCATGGGGCCTGCCGGGATGGAGGGGCTGGCCTCGCGAATCTCCGCCTGGTTCCGAATCGACCCCGCGCGCACGGAATGGACGGCCGAGGCGAACCCGGCGTCCTTCGATGCGCATCTCGGTTCCAGCTGGCGGGCGACGGGCGTGAACCGGCTGAGTCTCGGTGTGCAGGCTCTGGACGATGCCGTCCTGACCTGGCTGGGTCGGCTTCACGACCGGCGCCGGGCCACGGAGGCCGTCACGGAGGCGATGGACGCCGGATTCGAACGTGTGAGCGTGGACCTCATCTTCGGCCTGCCCCCGGAAGTGAAGCGGGATCTCGGGGCGGAGGTGGAGGCGGCGGCCGCGCTCGACGTGTCTCACCTGAGTCTCTACGGCCTCACCGTGGAACCTCGCACGCCGTTGGCCGAATGGATTCGCCTGGGCCGGGTGGGAGCGCCGGACGAGGAGCACTACGCCGACGAGTACCGACTCCTGTCGCGCGACCTGCGCGCGGCCGGGTATGAGCAGTACGAGGTGTCCAACTTCGCCCGGCCGGGCGCGCAGTGCCGCCACAACTGGTCGTACTGGAACCGAACATCGTATCTTGCCCTCGGCCCGTCCGCGCATGGATTTCTTCCACCGATCCGCAGTTGGAACGTCTTTCGCTGGGACCGGTATGAACGCGCGCTACAGACGGGCCAGGGCCCGCTCGAAGGCTGGGAACGCGTGGGGCCTGAAGAGGAGGAACTGGAACGGATCTGGCTGGGCCTTCGTACGAATCGCGGATTGACGCCCGATTTCGTGCGGAAGGTCTCGTCGGAGGGCCTCCGCCTGGACGATTGGGCCGAGGCCGGGTGGCTGGAGGAGCGGAACGGACGCTGGATGGCAACGATCGAAGGCTGGCTCCGCCTGGATGCGATCGCCGCCGAACTCGCCGGGGCTGAGAGAGCATGA
- the dprA gene encoding DNA-processing protein DprA: protein MAAVTGRRSGAGRAMERELVALVVLARAPGIGPRGVRRLIDRHGGASVALAVAKRAAPDELRALGRGRRVPSARTVRALGADGERAARSLLREAGAKGLSVAGYTDCGEAAYPEGLRDLLDPPPILFKRGAGALDSERTIAVVGTRAASSYGLRTAYTLGRELGRWGWTVVSGMARGIDAAAHAGALDVGGRTVGVLGTGHDREYPADNRDLYRRMRSHGILLSEFEPGAPPTRSAFPRRNRVIAALARGIIVVEAGGKSGALNTADHALDLGREVLAVPGRIDDPGAAGCLRLLRQGAGLVAGVQDVFDALGWLRLEPQAPPSEKGSAPAVDGSSGDRRLLGALSRGPRSPDELAVGLEMPVTKVLGGLGRLELEGWVERRPGGNFAAVRRRGGR from the coding sequence GTGGCGGCCGTGACCGGGAGACGTTCCGGGGCGGGGCGCGCGATGGAGAGGGAGCTGGTGGCGCTCGTCGTGCTGGCCCGGGCTCCCGGCATCGGGCCGCGCGGCGTCCGGCGTCTCATCGACCGCCATGGCGGGGCGTCGGTGGCGCTCGCGGTGGCGAAGCGCGCCGCGCCGGACGAACTGCGCGCGCTCGGCCGGGGCCGGCGGGTTCCGAGCGCAAGGACGGTCCGGGCCCTCGGCGCCGACGGCGAGAGGGCGGCGCGGTCATTGCTGCGCGAAGCGGGCGCGAAGGGGCTCTCCGTGGCGGGGTACACCGACTGTGGAGAGGCCGCATATCCCGAGGGGCTGCGCGATCTCCTCGATCCGCCCCCCATTCTCTTCAAGCGCGGCGCCGGGGCGCTGGACTCCGAGCGGACGATCGCCGTCGTGGGCACGCGTGCCGCGTCGTCCTACGGGCTGCGCACGGCATACACGCTGGGGAGGGAACTCGGACGCTGGGGCTGGACGGTGGTCAGCGGCATGGCCCGCGGCATCGATGCGGCGGCCCACGCCGGGGCCCTCGATGTCGGCGGGCGGACCGTCGGGGTTCTCGGAACCGGACACGATCGCGAATACCCCGCGGACAACCGGGACCTGTACCGGAGGATGCGTTCGCACGGCATCCTGCTGAGCGAGTTCGAGCCGGGGGCGCCGCCGACGCGTTCGGCGTTCCCGCGCCGCAACCGGGTCATCGCCGCCCTCGCCCGTGGCATCATCGTCGTGGAGGCGGGCGGAAAGAGCGGGGCCCTGAACACGGCGGACCATGCCCTGGACCTGGGGCGCGAAGTCCTCGCCGTGCCCGGGCGGATCGATGATCCGGGCGCGGCCGGGTGTCTTCGCCTCCTGCGTCAGGGCGCGGGGCTCGTGGCCGGCGTGCAGGACGTCTTCGATGCCCTGGGCTGGCTGCGCCTCGAGCCGCAGGCGCCACCATCGGAAAAAGGATCCGCGCCGGCGGTCGACGGATCATCCGGCGACAGGCGTCTGCTTGGAGCGCTCTCCCGGGGACCCCGCTCGCCGGATGAATTGGCCGTGGGTCTCGAGATGCCCGTCACGAAGGTGCTTGGCGGGCTGGGGCGGCTGGAACTCGAAGGGTGGGTCGAGCGTCGGCCGGGAGGGAACTTCGCCGCCGTCCGGCGGCGGGGCGGCCGCTGA
- the obgE gene encoding GTPase ObgE has translation MLFVDVARIHVTGGAGGAGAVAFRREKGVPRGGPAGGRGGNGGGVILVADRRLDTLLDYSYRAHYKAGRAGHGEGKRRDGASGEDLRLPVPLGTLVRDVETGEGIGELLEEGDELVVARGGRGGRGNASFASPTRQTPREWEPGEWGEERHIELELKLIADVGLVGEPNAGKSTLLARVTAAKPRIADYPFSTLTPNLGVVGLSGHRSFVMADIPGIIEGAHEGRGLGTQFLRHIERTRTLALLVPLDDEDPQATYDLLREELRAHDAALAGISHCVLLTKADLNPAAAEPPVSVAAPGSWGQFTISAVTGAGLDRALEGLWTRVQREKEAAAEEAEADPFGSSEAWRP, from the coding sequence ATCTTGTTCGTCGACGTAGCCAGGATACACGTAACCGGAGGGGCGGGTGGCGCGGGCGCCGTTGCCTTCCGGCGCGAGAAGGGGGTGCCCCGCGGAGGGCCCGCCGGCGGTCGGGGCGGAAACGGCGGCGGCGTGATCCTCGTTGCGGATCGGCGACTCGACACGTTGCTCGACTACTCGTACCGAGCGCACTACAAGGCCGGCCGCGCCGGACACGGGGAGGGGAAGAGGCGGGACGGCGCCTCGGGAGAGGACCTGCGGCTGCCGGTGCCTCTCGGGACGCTCGTGCGCGATGTCGAGACGGGTGAGGGGATCGGCGAACTGCTCGAGGAGGGCGATGAACTCGTCGTCGCCCGGGGCGGTCGCGGGGGAAGGGGCAACGCGAGCTTCGCCTCGCCCACGCGCCAGACGCCGCGCGAATGGGAGCCCGGGGAGTGGGGGGAGGAGCGGCACATCGAACTCGAACTCAAGCTCATCGCCGATGTGGGTCTGGTGGGGGAGCCCAACGCGGGAAAATCGACGCTCCTCGCCCGTGTAACGGCGGCGAAACCGCGGATCGCCGACTACCCCTTCTCCACGCTGACGCCGAACCTGGGGGTCGTGGGGCTGAGCGGGCATCGTTCGTTCGTGATGGCGGACATCCCGGGCATCATCGAAGGAGCGCACGAGGGGCGCGGCCTGGGCACGCAGTTCCTTCGGCACATCGAACGGACGCGCACCCTCGCGCTCCTGGTGCCGCTGGACGACGAAGATCCGCAGGCGACGTACGACCTGCTGCGCGAGGAACTGCGTGCGCACGACGCGGCGCTGGCCGGAATATCGCACTGCGTTCTGCTGACGAAGGCCGATTTGAATCCCGCCGCGGCGGAACCGCCGGTGTCGGTCGCTGCTCCCGGGAGCTGGGGCCAGTTCACGATCTCGGCCGTGACCGGGGCCGGTCTCGACCGCGCGCTCGAGGGTCTCTGGACGCGCGTGCAGAGGGAGAAGGAGGCTGCGGCGGAGGAGGCCGAAGCGGACCCGTTCGGGAGCAGCGAAGCGTGGCGGCCGTGA
- a CDS encoding carboxymuconolactone decarboxylase family protein — protein sequence MGLDARTGALVELSAALARPDVEGWRSALEAAAAHAARAEVEEALLQAHLFVGFPTVLDAFIAWREIAGGETAGTVAAVDRPGAGEALCRAVYGDVYDRLRDHVRRLHPALDGWMVEHGYGRTLSRAGLPVETRELCIVALLAAAGHERQLRAHLHGALNVGTPPGRVEAALRVGVRAAARAPTGSEGSAGTDPARLLATWGKVVGRAGREGGRNVEEESCSST from the coding sequence GTGGGACTCGACGCACGGACAGGGGCGCTCGTCGAGCTTTCGGCGGCCCTGGCGCGCCCGGACGTGGAGGGATGGCGCTCGGCGCTCGAGGCGGCCGCCGCGCACGCGGCTCGCGCCGAGGTCGAGGAGGCGCTCCTGCAGGCGCACCTGTTCGTGGGTTTCCCCACGGTGCTCGATGCCTTCATCGCGTGGAGGGAAATCGCGGGCGGCGAGACTGCCGGTACCGTGGCGGCGGTGGATCGGCCCGGAGCCGGGGAGGCGCTCTGCCGGGCCGTGTATGGGGATGTGTACGACCGGCTTCGCGACCATGTTCGTCGGCTGCACCCGGCGCTGGACGGCTGGATGGTCGAGCACGGGTATGGGCGCACGCTGTCGCGCGCCGGGCTCCCGGTGGAGACGCGCGAGCTGTGCATCGTGGCGCTGCTGGCCGCGGCCGGGCACGAGCGGCAGCTCCGCGCCCACCTGCACGGCGCGCTGAACGTCGGCACCCCGCCGGGGCGGGTGGAGGCGGCGCTGCGCGTCGGAGTCCGCGCGGCCGCGCGGGCGCCCACCGGGTCGGAGGGGTCTGCGGGGACGGACCCTGCAAGGCTGCTCGCGACCTGGGGGAAGGTCGTGGGTCGCGCGGGACGAGAGGGGGGGCGGAACGTGGAGGAGGAATCTTGTTCGTCGACGTAG